GGACCTGCTTGACCTCCTTGACGGCGGCGCCGTGGGAGTGGCGCACGGCTTCCAGGGCGCGCCGCCAGACGTCGCCCTCCACGAGCGCGTCGACGATCCCGGCCGCGTCCATGCTCTCCTCGGGGAGGCGGAGGCTGCGGCCGAGGCGCTGGACGACGTCGTCGTAGAAGATCCGCAGGCTGTTCTGCGGCGGCAGCAGGTAGCAGACGCCCTTGCGGTCGTCGCGGTACAGCTCCCGGCGGCGGGCGGCGAACGCCTTGCCCTCCTCGTCGGCGTGCCCGCGCAGCGCCTTGACGAGTTCGCCCAGCTCCTGGACTGCGTGGTTGAGGACCGGCCGCCACCGGGACTCGTGTTCCCGCCAGGCGGTGTGCCACAGCAGGTTCGCCCGCCATCGGTACCAGTCGTCCTGCTCGACCTTGGCGTCCCGTACGTCGGGGTCGCTCCAGCGGGCCGGTACGAGGCCGCCCGCGATGCCCTTGATCCTGGGGACGTGCGGGGCTTCCCGCCGGACGTGGCCGGGCCGGTGGGGCTCGCTGCGGCGGTTGTCGAGCATGCCGGTGAAGCCCGCCTCCGCGACCCGCTCGGGGTGTCCGCGCAGCCCCTCGATCACGGTGCTGACGCCGAACGGCCCGTACGCGCCGAGGAGCGCGCGGATGGCGCCGCCCGGCTGGAACTCCTCGACGAGCCGGGGCATGTCGCGGCCCAGGTCGCGTTCGAGGCGTACGAGGGCGTCCTTCATGTCGCCGCGGCGGTGGTGGAGGGCGGTCGTCACGGCGCGGGTGCCGCGGGGCGGCGTCTCGGGCTCCGGGATGTCCGGGGCCGCCCTGCTCCACAGGGCGTCCACGCGGGCCTTCTCGAACGTCTCCCTGACGCGCGCGGCGCCGTCCTTGACGGGCTGCCTGGCGCGTTCGTCCATGGTGCGAACGGCCTGCGCGAGGAGGCGGGCGGCGACGATCTCGGCGAGGTCGTCCACGGGTGTGGTGAGGGACGCGGCGAGGGTGGTGGACATGCTCCGGTAGCCGATGCCGGAGCGGGCGTGCCGGGACCGTTCGACGCCCTTGTTGATGAAGCTCTCGGCGAAGGACTGGTAGTCGTCCCGGGAGCGGCCGCCGCCCGTCTCGTCGGGCAGTTCGGTGCCGATGAGGGACATGACCAGGGCGGTGATGGAGCGGCGCAGGTCCTCGTTGCGGATGACGGCGGGCTTGCTGAACAGGAAGGCGGTCTGCGCGGTGGAGGCGCGCAGCCGTACGAGCGTGTCGCCGGGGTAGCGGACGCTGATCCGGGAGCGGTGCTCGACGTCGCCCACGTCGGAGTCGGCGGCGGGCATGTTCTGGTCGTCGACGAGCCGGGAGATGTCCACCAGGGCGCGGGCGCCGTTGAGTTCGGCCTCCCGTCCGCCGCCCGCCTCGGGCGGGAACGCGGACGGCATGACGACCAGCGGGTAGATCTTCACGCCGGGCACCCTGGCGTTGCGGAACTCGTGCCCGATGAGGTGGATGAAGTCGTGGTAGATGCCGGCTCCGGTCCCTCCCGCGACGGAGAACGCGACGAACACGTCGCAGCCGCGGATGCGGCCGCCGCCCAGCCGCTGGAGGTCGCCCGCGCAGCTGCCGATGGCCCCGATCGCGGCGCGCAGCGGACGCAGGACGTTGTCGAGTCCGCTGTGGAGGGTGGCGAACAGGGCGGCGCGGCCGACGGTCGGCAGCTGTCCCGCGCCGTTGTAGAGCGGGGCGACGCGGGGCTGGCGGACGTCCGGGGGGAGCCAGTCGCGGGTCTCGTCGGGCAGGGCGACGCGCAGCATCCTGGTCACGTCGGTGGAGCCCTCGAAACCGGCGGGCAGCAGGTCGTTCACGACGCGGGCGGTACGCGCGTACGCGGCGCCCTCGACGCCGGGCGCGCCGAGCCGCGCCTGCGCGTCGCCCTCGCTGAAGTCGGCGTACACGAACTGGAGGCAGTCGGGCAGCTGGTACGGGGCGCGGCGGCCGCCGTCCACGAGCCGGGTGCCGTCGGGGCCGCACAGTTCGCGGCGCAGGCTCTGTTCGAGTTCGGCGCCGATCTTGCCGCCGGTGCCGCCCAGTCCTACGAAGAGCATGGGCTGGTAGATCTTCATCACGTCTCCCCTCGGGGCGTGGGTGCCCCGTCGTGCGGTGCTGCGTCAGAAGTCCCGGAGGTCCGGGCTGTCGGCGGCGCGCTCGTCATGGCGGCCGCGCCCGGTGGCCGCGCCGTCCCCTCCGGCGCCGTCCCCGCGGGCGCCGGACCAGGCCGGGCCGTCGCCGGTGTCGTCGCTCTCGCGGCGCGGCGGGGGTGTGCGGCGGGAGCCGAAGGGCATCCGGTCGCTCCAGCCGCCGGGCCGGGCCCGGTCGGTGTCGGCCGTGGTCCGGCCGCCCGGCGTGCGGGTGCCGGAGAAGCGGGAGCCGGAGGCGCGGGAACCGGCGGTCCTGCGGTCGTGGACGGCGAGTTCGAGGTCGTCGTCGAGGGCGGTGACGCCGTTGTGCCCCACGGGCTGCTCCGGCCCGCCGTGCGGGCGCAGCCTCAGCTCCCCGCCCACCGTGGCGATCAGCTGGTGCGCGCCGGGCTCGTCGGGGCGGCCCGGCTGGAGCCTGGGCGCGCTGCCGCGGCCCTGCTCGACGGTGAAGGAGTACCTGCCCCGCCGGTCGCGTCCGCTCCGTACGGTGAGCCGGTCCAGGCTCTGGCCGTCGCGCAGGAGTTCCAGCTCGATCCCCGCCAGGTCGAGCCGTCCGAGGACGGCGCGGACCCGGACGGCGAGGAACACGCCGAGGAGCAGCGCGGCGGCGCCGCCACCGGCGAGGGCGGGCCACCAGCGTTCGGTCCAGGAGGGGCGTGGCTCGACGCGGATGTCCAGGAACGCGGCGGCGACCGGCTGGGCCGGGGCCGCCGCGTCGACGGCGGTGATCTTCCCGCCGATGTCGCCGGGCCGCGTGCCGGGGCCGACTTCGAGGGTGAACGGCGTGTCGCGTCGGCTGCCCGGCGGGACGGTGACGGTGGCCGGGCCGACGCGCAGTTCGGTCCCGGCCGCCTGGTCGGCGAGGGCGAGGCGCAGGGTGTGCGGGGCGGTGTCGTTGTTGGTGACGGACAGGGTGCCCCGGACGGTGCCGCCGGGGTGGACGGTCGTACGGTCCACGGTGATCCCGGCGAGGACGGCGGGGTTGCTCTCGCCGCGGACGCTGTGCAGCGGGCGCAGGTCGGAGGTGACGCCGGGCGCGGCCATGCGGGTGGTGAGCCGCAGCGCGCCGGTGGCGCCCGCCGGGACGGTGACGGTTCCGGTGAACCGCACGTCGGCCGCTTTGCGGTCCGGGGCGCGGCCGTCGTCGGTGAGGGTGAACGCGACGGGCTCGAACCCGTCGCCGGCGAGCTGCCCGGTGACCTTGATCCCGGCGATCAGCGCCGGGTCGGTGACGTAGACGCCGCGGCGGGTCTGCATGCGGACCTCCACGACGGCCCGCTCGCCGGGGCGGGGCGCGGCCGGGGCGAGGACGGCGGACGATCGGAGCTTGCCCTGCCAGATGGCGCGTACGGCGACCTCGCGGTCCCGGTGGCCCTCGGGCGCCTCGACGTGGGCGCGCCACCGGCCGGGCAGCGGGTTGTTGACGCGCAGCGCCTCGACCGGGCCGCCCTGGCCGCTGAGTTCGAAGGTGGAGCCGTCGAAACGGCCGTTCGCCGGGACCTTGCGGCCGCGCGGGTCGTAGTAGGTGACGGTGACCTTCGGGTCGTGCTTGCTGACGGTGATGGAGCCGTCGGTGGCGATCGGCGGGATCGTCACGTACAGGTCGCCGGGGGGCCGCTTGGAGTCGCCGGGGGTGACGCCCGCGCAGCGGGCGGCGGCGAAGGCCTCCTGGAACGCCGCGTCGATGCCGGTTGAGTCGGCGACGACCCGCATGCGCGGGGTTGCGGACGGCAGGTCGGCGCAGCCGCCCCGGTAGCCGCCCTCGGCCATGTCGGTGAGCATGGCCCGGTCGATCTCCTTGCCGAAGCCGAGCGGCCAGATCTGCACCTTCTCCTCACGGGCCCGGGCCAGTTCGTCGGCGAGGCGCTTGAGACCGTTGGTCCTGCGGCTCTCGGGGTCGGCGCCGTACTCGGGGCTGTCGTCCACGTCGAGACGGCCGTCGGTGAGGAGGAAGACGACCTTGGGGACGGCCGGTGTGTCACTCTCGGTGAGGCGGCCGACGGCCTGGCCGATGGCGGCGGGGAAGTCCGTGCCGGGGCCGACGCGGGAGTCGCGGCGGGCGAGCCGCTGCACGCAGTCGCTGAGCCGCTGCCGTCCGGCGGAGTCGGCGACGGTGAGCGGGCACACCTCCCGTACGGGCGACTGGCCCGGTTCCTCGGAGCTGCCGAAGCCGATGACGGTGGCGCGGGACCGCTCGGAGATCTCCCCCTGGGCGAGGAGCGCGGCGGCTTCGACCTCGCGGGCGAGGTCCTCGTCGGAGAGGCTGTCGGACTGGTCGACGACGATGGCGAAGTCCACCGGGTCGGCGCCCTCCGGGGCGGCGGTCGTGTCCACCGCGGTGTGCGCCGCGCCCGGCGCGGCGGCGGTCGCCGGGGTCAGGGCCGGGGTCAGGGCCGCCAGGCCGAGGGCCACGGCCAGGGCGGCGGCTCGCGCCGCCCGTCCCGTTCTGGTCAGTCGCATCTTCGTCGTCACCACAGTTCACTCAGGAGGGCCAGGGCCGCGCCCAGGGCCAGGCAGAGGACGCCCGCGCGCAGCCAGCGGTACTTGGCGGCCAGGACCTGCCCGTGGACGCTGGCCTGGTCCAGGAGCCAGGAGGTCGTGTCGGCGCCCGCCTCGGCGAGCCGGTCGAGCAGCGCGCCCGCGGGCGCGCCCGCGGCGAGGTCGCGCAGCAGGGTGCGGTCGGCTCCGACGCGGGTACGGGGCAGGACGACCCCGACGAGCATCAGCATCCCCGCGCCCCACAGGGCCGCGGCGACGGCCAGCAGGACGGCGCCGGGGCCGCGCGCGCCGAGCGGGCCGGGGTCGCGGGCGAAGACGACGGCGAGGAAGGCGAGCGCGCCGGACAGCAGGATCGCCGCCTTCGTGTCGGCGCGCCCTATGTCCTCGCGGACGGAGCCCAACAGGCGTTCGGCGAGTGCGCGGACCTCGTCCGCCGGCGGGGGCGCCGGGGTGCCGCTCACTCGTCGTCCCAGTCGTCGAAGTCCGCGCTGGGCGGGGCGCTCGGGGCGGGACGCCGGTACGACGAGTCGTCGCCGTGCCGGCCGGCGGTGCCGTAGCGGTCGTCGCCGCGGTACCGGTCGTCAGCGGGGGCGGCGTCGTCCTCCCGCTGTCGCTCCCGTTCCCGTTCGCGCTCGAAGGCGGACTGGACGCTCGTCGGCTCGTGGACGCGGCGCGGGTCGTCGTCGTCCGGGAGGGTGGCGCGGCGGCCCGCGGGCTCGTCCTCCCAGGGCGGGCGCACCGGCTCGGCGGAGGGGCCGCCGTCGGTGAGGGCGGCGCGGGGCGCGGGCTGCCGGGGCAGGTCGAGGACCCGGTCCGCGACGCCGCCGAGGACACCGCCACTGCTGCTGCGCAGGTGCTCCAGCACCTGGTACGTCATCTGGTCCAGGTCGTGGCGCTCGATGACGCCCGTGTCGATGAGCCGGTGCAGCACGGCGAGGAAGTCGGCCTTGCCCTCCCGCTCCTCGGCCAGCAGCTGCCTGCGGATCTCCCACTGCTTGTCGGGGTTGGCGGCCATGTGGTGGGCGATCTGCGCGGCCTCGCCCCGCTGGAGCATGGCCTGGAGCTCCCTGGCCCGGTCGGCGAGCAGCTGCCGGTCGTAGGCGTCCTTGCGGCGCTCCCGTTCGGCGACGCGCCGGTCCACGCCCATGCCGACGAGGGTGCGGTCGGCCTCGGCGAGCTGGCCCTTCACGTCCCGGTCGAGGTCGAAGAAGACATGGACGCGGGTGCGCAGGCCCAGGTCGCGGCCGAGCTGGAGCCGCCCGGCGGCCAGTTCGTCCCGTACGGCCTCGTCGGCGCGCTGGGCCTCCGTGATGCCGAACCTGCGGGAGATGGCGCGCAGCCCGTCGAGGAGGTCGTCGCGCAGCAGTTCCGCGACGTCCCACACCTGACGCCTGACGACGAGGTGCGGGTCGTCCACCTCCCACTGGACGCTCGCCTTGGCGCGGAACGACACCCCGTCGCCCGCGGCGGGCAGTTCGAGGTCGAACTCGGTGACGTTGCGGCCGAGCAGCACCTCGAAGACGGTGTACGGGCTGCCGAGGCGCGGCTTGCGGAAGTCCTCCGTACGGTCGGGCGACACCACGCGGTGGCCGCCGTTGCGGTAGAGGAGGACGGCGGCGACGCGTCCGCTGGTGCGCCGGTACGGCGGCCGGGACTCGCGCAGCAGGGGGCCTCGGGGCCGGGTGCCGGGCGGCTCGGCGTCGGACTCGGCGTCGCGGGGCGGGTCGTACGGGGCGGGCCCGGGGTTCATCGCTCGGCTCCTTCCGCCACGGCGTCCCACATACGGCCGGCCGCGGTTCTGTCCAGGGGCTTGTCCCGGTCGCGTACGAGTCCCGTGAGCAGGCCGCGCAACCGGTCGCGGTCCCGGGGGGTGGTGGCGAGCAGCGGCAGGAAGCCGCAGAGCACCCGGAGGGTCTCGGGGTCCCGGGCGGCGCGCCGCACCAGGGAGGCGAGGCCGTCCAGGGCGGGTTCACCGGAGCGGGGGGTGCCGAGGGCCGCCCTGACGAGCGCGGCCAGCGGCGGGGCGAGGCCGGGGCGGGTGGCGAGCAGGGCGAGCAGCAGCGGCCGGGCGGCGTGCGGTTCGAGGTGCGGCACCTCGGTGAGGCCCCAGAGGTGGGTGGTGCGCATGGTGAGCGTGCCGATCGCGGTGAGGAGCGCGAGGTCGGCGAGGGCGCGCCGGCCGTCGCCGAGCCAGTGGCCGAGGCGGCGGGTGACGGTCTCGGGGTCGGCGGAGGCGAGGAGGCGCATGACGCTGAACGACGCGGTGCCCAGCACGTCGGGGTCCTGGCCGTCGTCGGACCGTACGACGGTGCCGAGCGCGTCGAGCGACGAGCGGACGGAGGCGGCGGGCAGGGCGTAGCCGTGGGCGAGAACGGCCGTGTCGAGGAGAGCGGGGTCGCCGCCGCGGGCCCAGTCGCGCAGGACGGCGGCGACGGCGGGCTGGACGCGCGGGTCGCGGGCGGCCTCGGCGAGGGCGGTGGCGGCGGCCATGCGCGGGACGCGTCCGTCGAGGGCGGCGAGGGGGCGGACGAGCTCCCCGAAGCCGTACACCCAGTCCCAGGAGCACAGGACGCCCGCGGCGATGGAGGCGCGGACCCACACCTCGGGGCGGGGGTCGTCGCACAGGCCGCGCAGCCAGCGGGCGACGGGGCCGCGGACGTTGTGGTGGCCGTGCCACACCTCGCTCAGGACGGCGATGGCGAGGGCGTCGCCCTGGAAGCGGATGACGCGGGCGGGCACGCGGGCGGCGCCCAGGTCGAGTTCGCCGTCCTCCACGACGGAGCGGGCGACGACGGGCCGGTTGTCGGCGTGGGTGCCGAACAGGCGGCGGCCGGTGGGGTGTTCGGGGTCGAGGGTGACGGCGAGTTCCCAGGCGAGCAGTTCGGCGGCCTCGGCGGTGAGGCTGTACGCGGAGCCGTTGAACACGGCGACGGCGATGCGGAACGCGGCGGCGTTCAGCGCGGGCAGCGCCTCGGGGAGGGTGCCGGGCCGGTCGGCGCCCGCGAACCAGACGCGGGCCTGGGCGCGGACGAACGCGCCGCAGTCGTCGAGGAGTCTCTCGTGGGTGAGTTCGCCCTTCTGGTGGCGGGCGAGGTGGTCGGCGAGGCGGGCGGCCTCGCGGGGGCGCAGCTCGTCCAGGCCGAGGGCGCGGACCACGTCGTCGTGCGCGGCGAGCGTACGGGCCGCGTCGAGTGCGCCGTCGGGTTCGCCGCGCAGCAGGGTGCGCAGGTGGCGGTGGAGGACCTCGGCGGGCGGCGGGGGCGGGCAGTGGACGCCGTAGCGGCCCTGGAGGAGCCGGTCGGCGAGGTCGCCGCTCTCGACGAGGATCACGCCGTACGACCGCTTGGCGCGGAGCTGGCCGCTGAACCGGTCGAGGTGCAGTTCGGTGAGGCGGCGGGGGCGGGGCGCGGCGCGGTCGTCGCCGTCCGGCTCGGGGCCGGAGCCGTTCTCGGGCGGCAGTTCCAAAAGGTAGCCGTGGCCGGACTGGAGGGCGTCGTCGGTGATCGTGTGGACGGCGGTGGCCGGGTCGAGGCGGGTGACGTGGTCATCGGTGAGTTCGGAGAGGAGGGCGAGGGCGGTGGCGGTGCGGCCGCTGCCGGGTTCGCCGGTGAGGACGAGGAGGCCGCAGGAGCGCAGGAGCTGCTTCATCCGCTGGTAGCCGGTGGTCTCGCAGTAGACGTCGGCGAGGCGGGCCAGGGTCTCGTCCGGTACGGCGCCCTGGACGGCCGGCGGTCCGGCGTCCGTCCAGAACTGGGTGATGAAGGTGTTGTCCTCGAAGACCTGGCCGTCGCCCCGGATGTCGT
This genomic window from Streptomyces thermolilacinus SPC6 contains:
- a CDS encoding tubulin-like doman-containing protein, with product MKIYQPMLFVGLGGTGGKIGAELEQSLRRELCGPDGTRLVDGGRRAPYQLPDCLQFVYADFSEGDAQARLGAPGVEGAAYARTARVVNDLLPAGFEGSTDVTRMLRVALPDETRDWLPPDVRQPRVAPLYNGAGQLPTVGRAALFATLHSGLDNVLRPLRAAIGAIGSCAGDLQRLGGGRIRGCDVFVAFSVAGGTGAGIYHDFIHLIGHEFRNARVPGVKIYPLVVMPSAFPPEAGGGREAELNGARALVDISRLVDDQNMPAADSDVGDVEHRSRISVRYPGDTLVRLRASTAQTAFLFSKPAVIRNEDLRRSITALVMSLIGTELPDETGGGRSRDDYQSFAESFINKGVERSRHARSGIGYRSMSTTLAASLTTPVDDLAEIVAARLLAQAVRTMDERARQPVKDGAARVRETFEKARVDALWSRAAPDIPEPETPPRGTRAVTTALHHRRGDMKDALVRLERDLGRDMPRLVEEFQPGGAIRALLGAYGPFGVSTVIEGLRGHPERVAEAGFTGMLDNRRSEPHRPGHVRREAPHVPRIKGIAGGLVPARWSDPDVRDAKVEQDDWYRWRANLLWHTAWREHESRWRPVLNHAVQELGELVKALRGHADEEGKAFAARRRELYRDDRKGVCYLLPPQNSLRIFYDDVVQRLGRSLRLPEESMDAAGIVDALVEGDVWRRALEAVRHSHGAAVKEVKQVLEGRVKQLFGERGDAINERPLLPSMALLLRAAAGDEAAEAAVDGRWLEQFRAQVAGLLPVGFTPDGSGPLKVLITYPRSEADSRTSEYLKKALYLPQHANIEPRAVESESITVALFRSEMSLTDISEVRGLLKLWSEAREAGRSDDFLSWRQRLGYQDDWLVSTEEDRQHILHRVLCAMWNGLVGHDGDAASPDVVRIRLQRGESSTMALRVEPYDGQLSSWAGLLQAYERTALLEEESIIGVFCDRLMNMRPTGLTTSPVRPSPLFVSFVEEIAPRELARLDELTARWGAEEWLDPVRHFWEHTLPGALDRPFELEGKGSSTSLRDLYRRYLRDQEEQAAAPVPAAAAVPPAPPAPHGGGGPYPPGPSRPSPHHAPYDPDPYDPSPYQPGPRQPEAEPRHESFPEPRPESAPAPAPAPAEPQTGTGHAPKYPWDEE
- a CDS encoding vWA domain-containing protein, translating into MRLTRTGRAARAAALAVALGLAALTPALTPATAAAPGAAHTAVDTTAAPEGADPVDFAIVVDQSDSLSDEDLAREVEAAALLAQGEISERSRATVIGFGSSEEPGQSPVREVCPLTVADSAGRQRLSDCVQRLARRDSRVGPGTDFPAAIGQAVGRLTESDTPAVPKVVFLLTDGRLDVDDSPEYGADPESRRTNGLKRLADELARAREEKVQIWPLGFGKEIDRAMLTDMAEGGYRGGCADLPSATPRMRVVADSTGIDAAFQEAFAAARCAGVTPGDSKRPPGDLYVTIPPIATDGSITVSKHDPKVTVTYYDPRGRKVPANGRFDGSTFELSGQGGPVEALRVNNPLPGRWRAHVEAPEGHRDREVAVRAIWQGKLRSSAVLAPAAPRPGERAVVEVRMQTRRGVYVTDPALIAGIKVTGQLAGDGFEPVAFTLTDDGRAPDRKAADVRFTGTVTVPAGATGALRLTTRMAAPGVTSDLRPLHSVRGESNPAVLAGITVDRTTVHPGGTVRGTLSVTNNDTAPHTLRLALADQAAGTELRVGPATVTVPPGSRRDTPFTLEVGPGTRPGDIGGKITAVDAAAPAQPVAAAFLDIRVEPRPSWTERWWPALAGGGAAALLLGVFLAVRVRAVLGRLDLAGIELELLRDGQSLDRLTVRSGRDRRGRYSFTVEQGRGSAPRLQPGRPDEPGAHQLIATVGGELRLRPHGGPEQPVGHNGVTALDDDLELAVHDRRTAGSRASGSRFSGTRTPGGRTTADTDRARPGGWSDRMPFGSRRTPPPRRESDDTGDGPAWSGARGDGAGGDGAATGRGRHDERAADSPDLRDF
- a CDS encoding Pycsar system effector family protein, which translates into the protein MSGTPAPPPADEVRALAERLLGSVREDIGRADTKAAILLSGALAFLAVVFARDPGPLGARGPGAVLLAVAAALWGAGMLMLVGVVLPRTRVGADRTLLRDLAAGAPAGALLDRLAEAGADTTSWLLDQASVHGQVLAAKYRWLRAGVLCLALGAALALLSELW
- a CDS encoding nSTAND3 domain-containing NTPase translates to MSDHDDVQPDPRDGDAAPGGGPQPGDRDQAQARDRDRDHARDKDRDREGGKDRDKDREKDGEREAEAPPNPFDHAGRNPLGASGGTGGAGTAHAARATFEHGRAERRYDIRGDGQVFEDNTFITQFWTDAGPPAVQGAVPDETLARLADVYCETTGYQRMKQLLRSCGLLVLTGEPGSGRTATALALLSELTDDHVTRLDPATAVHTITDDALQSGHGYLLELPPENGSGPEPDGDDRAAPRPRRLTELHLDRFSGQLRAKRSYGVILVESGDLADRLLQGRYGVHCPPPPPAEVLHRHLRTLLRGEPDGALDAARTLAAHDDVVRALGLDELRPREAARLADHLARHQKGELTHERLLDDCGAFVRAQARVWFAGADRPGTLPEALPALNAAAFRIAVAVFNGSAYSLTAEAAELLAWELAVTLDPEHPTGRRLFGTHADNRPVVARSVVEDGELDLGAARVPARVIRFQGDALAIAVLSEVWHGHHNVRGPVARWLRGLCDDPRPEVWVRASIAAGVLCSWDWVYGFGELVRPLAALDGRVPRMAAATALAEAARDPRVQPAVAAVLRDWARGGDPALLDTAVLAHGYALPAASVRSSLDALGTVVRSDDGQDPDVLGTASFSVMRLLASADPETVTRRLGHWLGDGRRALADLALLTAIGTLTMRTTHLWGLTEVPHLEPHAARPLLLALLATRPGLAPPLAALVRAALGTPRSGEPALDGLASLVRRAARDPETLRVLCGFLPLLATTPRDRDRLRGLLTGLVRDRDKPLDRTAAGRMWDAVAEGAER